A window of Hevea brasiliensis isolate MT/VB/25A 57/8 chromosome 14, ASM3005281v1, whole genome shotgun sequence contains these coding sequences:
- the LOC110645220 gene encoding uncharacterized protein LOC110645220 isoform X1 → MQTFLSNNNGGGSSRGYQTLRSPPGIVAVNEECHSYIFPFSICKIYIITKREGFEQQPPNNWKGVFSVSSYTQYFNVDTDVVINRMMSSFYPVGGDFFSKIDANPDLYGLVWISTTLVFVLASLGNCATYLMQKHTDSSASWSFDVGYVNVAACAIYGYAIVVPLAFYFLLQYLGTTASLIRFWCMWGYSLFIFILSSILLVIPVEILHWIIILAAGIDSACFVAVNLKSCIEGNDLTIVVFAAFFLQLALAIFIKAWFFP, encoded by the exons ATGCAAACATTCCTATCAAATAATAATGGAGGAGGTAGCAGCCGGGGTTATCAAACTCTTCGAAGTCCACCGG GTATTGTGGCTGTAAATGAGGAATGCCATTCTTATATTTTCCCCTTCTCAATTTGTAAGATTTACATCATCACTAAAAGAGA AGGATTTGAGCAACAACCACCTAACAATTGGAAAGGGGTATTCAGTGTTTCATCATACACACAGTATTTCAATGTGGATACAGACGTTGTCATAAACAGAATGATGAGCTCTTTTTATCCTGTTGGTGGGGATTTTTTCAGCAAGATTGATGCGAACCCTGATCT ATATGGGCTTGTCTGGATTTCGACTACATTGGTCTTTGTGCTAGCTTCTCTTGGAAATTGCGCCACTTACCTCATGCAGAAACACACTGACAGCAGTGCTTCTTGGAGCTTTGATGTTGGATATGTAAATGTAGCAGCATGTGCAATCTATGGATATGCAATTGTTGTACCATTGGCATTTTATTTCTTGCTTCAGTATCTGGGAACAACTGCTAGCCTCATACGGTTTTGGTGTATGTGGGGCTACTCTCTCTTTATTTTTATTCTGAGCTCT ATTCTGCTGGTTATTCCAGTCGAGATACTCCACTGGATCATTATACTTGCTGCTGGGATTGACTCAGCATGCTTTGTTGCTGTGAACCTCAAGTCTTGTATTGAGGGGAATGATCTTACAATAGTGGTGTTTGCAGCCTTCTTTTTGCAGCTAGCCCTGGCAATCTTCATCAAGGCCTGGTTCTTTCCCTAA
- the LOC110645220 gene encoding uncharacterized protein LOC110645220 isoform X2, whose protein sequence is MEESHSNLPTSHLLGSVPAVVSEEKSNITYEVPEANMQTFLSNNNGGGSSRGYQTLRSPPEGFEQQPPNNWKGVFSVSSYTQYFNVDTDVVINRMMSSFYPVGGDFFSKIDANPDLYGLVWISTTLVFVLASLGNCATYLMQKHTDSSASWSFDVGYVNVAACAIYGYAIVVPLAFYFLLQYLGTTASLIRFWCMWGYSLFIFILSSILLVIPVEILHWIIILAAGIDSACFVAVNLKSCIEGNDLTIVVFAAFFLQLALAIFIKAWFFP, encoded by the exons ATGGAGGAATCTCACAGCAACCTTCCTACTAGCCATTTACTGGGCTCTGTTCCT GCTGTGGTCAGTGAAGAAAAAAGTAACATCACGTATGAAG TCCCTGAAGCAAATATGCAAACATTCCTATCAAATAATAATGGAGGAGGTAGCAGCCGGGGTTATCAAACTCTTCGAAGTCCACCGG AAGGATTTGAGCAACAACCACCTAACAATTGGAAAGGGGTATTCAGTGTTTCATCATACACACAGTATTTCAATGTGGATACAGACGTTGTCATAAACAGAATGATGAGCTCTTTTTATCCTGTTGGTGGGGATTTTTTCAGCAAGATTGATGCGAACCCTGATCT ATATGGGCTTGTCTGGATTTCGACTACATTGGTCTTTGTGCTAGCTTCTCTTGGAAATTGCGCCACTTACCTCATGCAGAAACACACTGACAGCAGTGCTTCTTGGAGCTTTGATGTTGGATATGTAAATGTAGCAGCATGTGCAATCTATGGATATGCAATTGTTGTACCATTGGCATTTTATTTCTTGCTTCAGTATCTGGGAACAACTGCTAGCCTCATACGGTTTTGGTGTATGTGGGGCTACTCTCTCTTTATTTTTATTCTGAGCTCT ATTCTGCTGGTTATTCCAGTCGAGATACTCCACTGGATCATTATACTTGCTGCTGGGATTGACTCAGCATGCTTTGTTGCTGTGAACCTCAAGTCTTGTATTGAGGGGAATGATCTTACAATAGTGGTGTTTGCAGCCTTCTTTTTGCAGCTAGCCCTGGCAATCTTCATCAAGGCCTGGTTCTTTCCCTAA